Below is a genomic region from Zea mays cultivar B73 chromosome 9, Zm-B73-REFERENCE-NAM-5.0, whole genome shotgun sequence.
AAGGGCCTTTCCATGTCGTCGGTTTTCGCTCCAGCAGGGCTTTGAGTGTGggtgtgggtgtgtgtggggtttGCCTGTGTGTGTAGTGTGGGTGTTGTTTGTGGGTGAGTTTTTATGGCAGCATGCTTAGAGTGTGTGGGCTGTTGTCCTGTCCTTTTCTTCTATTTATGAAATGATAcacagctctcctgcgtgttcgagagaGAAAAAATAATAGAGTGAATGACTACTGTAGAAATCAATCGACAATCGGAGAACTAGTTGAGCCtaaatcatcaaaatgcaataACATGTGTCCAATATGGAAGGATGGCTACCTGAATACCAAAATGGTGCCTGATTTACTATTACAGATATGTGAATCAAGTTAGAAGTTAGAAGATTATTCCAGTACAACAGCACATTATCACTAAGATAAGCTACGCACATATTAAATAAGTTTAATATTACTATTATCCAAGTGAATGACAGGCAAGTACTAATCAGATCCAAAAAAACATGAGATAACCGAATAAGCAAATAAATGGATAACACCAATTCCAAAAGTTAAAGTAACATCTTAAAACAGTAATGATAGTTCTTAGGAAAATAACGATGTTCAATTAAACCAAACCTGGTATTTGGCCTCCACTATTTGTTTAGCAAGGTTGTAGAGGGATCTGAGAAGTTCATCTCTTCGTTCACAATATTCTTGCACTAGCACACCATGTTCCTGCCCACGTTCAAATTGGGCAGTTAAAAGGCACATATATGCCTCCAGTAGAATATCTGTAAGTCCTTCCAGCTGAGACCATAGACTGGATTTCATTGACATGTCTGCAGCTCCTGATTCTCCCAAAAGCTCCATAATCAAGGATGCCAAATTCCAGATTCCAGACCGTAGAACAGGTTGGCTGTTCCATGTTATCAGTCCTTCAGGAGATGGATACCATTCCTTGTGATCCTTCTTGTAGTGTGATGCTGCCTGAACTATGGTGATACAAGCATTTGCTAACTCAAGTGCACGTTGCATCTGAACAGAAGGGTGTTCTTCTCTACTAATGATGTATTGAAGTTCATGAGATAAACAATAAAATAGATCCTCTATATCAGAAACCCTACTGTAGAACACTTCAGCATTATCACGATCCATTAAAAGAACCATGTTTCTTCGAGCTTTCTCACCAACCAACTGAATAAGGTTCCAAAGGGCACCAGTACCTTGGGTTTTCGACTGAGGTGAAAAATGGGTGCTTGAGCCATGCTGAATAAGTGTGTTTTGTAACTCCCTAAGGTGTGCCATTCCAGAGAGCTTTTCACCATGCTCCATGACAGTTAGCATTGCTGCTCCTACAGAATGATGAAATCATCAAATTGTTTTGTTTGTTGACTATATTAAAAGAATTCAGTAACGATCAAACTCAAAACAGAATCAGGCTTCTGCTTATGACTGTATTGTCACTATAGTCCtactccattccaaattataagacattTTGGCTTTTCTAGGTACATAGTTTTTGTTATGCACTTAGATATACACTATGTATATAGAGACATAATAAAAATAatgtatctagaaaagccaaaatgtcttataatttggaatggaaGGAGTGCATACTATTATCATTTCATCACTACGTTCAGGAAAGAAAAACTGTGGTACCTTATGAAGAGTGACTAATAATCAGATATATGAAGGCCATGTAACACAGCACAATAGCAGGACTACAAAAGGCTAGTTAGAACTGTTCTCTTGGGCTAGATTAGAAACCAACTCAGgttctaggttagaaataaaactGAACAGGACTGCATGCGTCCAGATCATTTAGAGTCAGAGTTGGTTGAGATGTTGTAACCGAGTAGAATATCTCTTATAATATGCGGGCTCTTGTCCATATAAATATACAACCTCATCGACCCTAGAGATTAGGCAAGCAACTTAATATTCTGATATCGTGTTTCTTTCATGGTATCAGAGTCACCTCTTCCATCTATTAGCAAGCGTCATGACCAAGAGCAAGTCGACATCAACCTCGCCAGCAACAAGGTCCTATGGCATCATCCAACTCTGCAGTACCGACGCCTCCGGTAGGGCAAAGTGTTGTTGTAAAGGTCAACAAAACCAACTTCACATTCTGAAAAGCGCAAGTTATGCCCATCCTTAGAGGTACGCACCTACAAGACTACCTAGATGGCACCAGTGTTATTAAAACTACATTTAAATGACGTTTAAAGTACGTTTAGACGTCAAAACTCTAATTAGAGGTTGAAACCGCGTTTTAGCGTTCTAAACTGTAAAACGCGGTGTTTCATGTGTTTTAGACCATTAGCTACTTTTGGGCCCAGTCTGTTAGTTACTTTTGGGGTCTAATCCggctcatgggtgaagttttggtaagccactaacctctctgttttggtatttaactttatgttattgtctgaaattatgatatattggtatttttcctatgttgtttaaaactacgtttaaattttgtttaaacgtttaaaagtcAAAAATTCACCCATGAGCGTTTCAACGTTTTATCGTTTTAATAACCTTGGATGGCATGGTTGAAGCGCCCGGTGAGAAGATCTCCGTCAAAATAAGATGGCAAGATGATCGACGTCAACCCAAAGTACATCCGATGGGTCGTGCTTCAGCAGCAGGTCCTTGGCTTCCTCACGACATCCATGACTCAAGAAGTCATGGATCAGGTTGCCATCTACAAAACACCCCATGAGGTGTGGTCAGAACTGCAGAAGACCTATGTGTCGCAGTCAAGAGCCTAGACCGTGAACACACGGATTGCCCCAGCAACTACAAAAGGTAATACGGCAATGGCTGAATATATTGCCAATATGAAATCTTTTCCATATGAGATGGCATCTGCGAAGTAGATTGTTGATGATGAAGAACTTATCTCGTACATTCTGGCAGGACTTGATGAAGAGTATAACTCGGTGGTCTCTGTTGTGGTGGCCCCTGTTGAGTAGGTCACCGTAGCTAAAGCCACCTCCTAGATTCTCAGCTTTGACGCCAAGATGGATctacttcatggagatcatcaagccTTTACTAATGTTGTTGTGCTAATGCTACTGGTCAAGGGATTGGAACAACCATCATGGACACGGCCATGGTCGAGGCAGAGGGCATTGGTGGTCCTCCTGGTGGCCGTGGTGGCAACCAAGGTCCATCATCATCTTTGATGGACGTCCACAAGCTTGGCGCACTGACAAGACCTGTCAAGTCTGCAGCAAGATAGGGCATATTGCCCTCAATTGCTGGTACCGCTACGATGAGAGCTACACCTCTGACACCAAGACTACAGGTCTATAGCGGCCACCCATGGTGGCTATGGTGTCGACACCAACTGATACACCAACACAACGGCAACAGATCACATTACATTACTTGGACAAGCTAATGGTTCAGAACAAGTACAAGGGAACAGATCAAATCCTCACAAACAGTGGAGCAGGCATTAATGTCAACATTAGTCATGTTGTTGTTGATACTCCTATTGAAACCTTGTATCTCAACAATGTCTTACATGTTCCTAGTGCCACAGACACAGAGAATCTAGTCTCAGTTCATTGTTCTTCCAAAGAACCATGTGGGTTGTGGCCTATCTTTGCTTGTGCATGCTTCAATGCCACTAAAATTCTAGGGTGAAGCATTTGGTTGTTGCATACCTTATAAATTGCACACCGACCAAGTTGCTTGATTATTCATCTCCTCTTGTGAAATTATTTCAACAACCTCTTAGCTATTCTTTTCTCAAGGTTTCTAGGTGTGCCTGCTAGCCTAACTTGTGTCCTTACAACACCCGCAAGTTGTCATTTAGGTCACATTGTTGTGTTTTCCTATGATACAACACCATGCATAAAGGATATAAGTGTCTCGAAGTATCCATTGCTCGTGTTTATATTTCTTGAGGTGCTTTTTATgatttttttttcattttttgaGCTTCACCCCAACGTTGGTGCTAgactacaacaacaacaacaacaaagccttttagtcccaaacaAGTTGGGTAGCCTAGAGTTAAAACCCAACAAAACCCAAAAATCAAGGTTCGGGCACATGGATAGCTGTTTTCCATCCACTcctattcaaggctaaatctttgggTACATTCCATCCTTCAGGTCTCCTTTTACTACCTCTTCCCATGTCAGGTTTTGTCTTTCTCTTCCTCTCTTCCCATTGATATCGGCTATCGCGCCTTAGAATCCCACTACACATTGGTGCCTCTAGAGGTCTCCGTTGAACATGTCCAAACTATCGCAGtcgatgttggtcaaacttttcttcaattggtgctACCCCTAGCCTATCACATATATCATCGTTCCAAACTCGATCCCTTCTTGTATGGCCATAAATCCAACGCAACATACACATTTTCACAACACTTATCTACTAAACATGTCATCTTTTTGTAGGCCTATATTATGCACCATACAACATAGCAGGTCTAATTGTTGTCCTATAATTAATATGTTGCCTTCCACCCTTTTACCTTCATCTAACTTCGATGACGGGGGGACTTGTAATATAGTTGATCCTTTGTTATCCAGTGATTCATCTGACAATGCTACTAACAAAAATTATGAAGCTGCTATTGGTGGCAGGTTAGAAGATGTTGTACAGAACTCTATCGTGGTACAGAAGGGTGGTGTTCAGGTACATCAGCTAGACCAGCATCGCACACCTAACATAAATATGTTGTCTCACCTCACCTGGTTTACCAGCGGCAAACTAGAGGGAGGACAGATGAAGCTGGACCTTGTACAGACCGCACAACACCTCAAAGTCCTGTGAATCAAGGATCCTAGATAAGAGACTGATCTCAACCATGGCTCAACCGCTCAAGGATCCTAGATAAGAGAACATGGCAATGTCCTAGTCTTCCGCCAATACGCGCTCAAGGATCCTAGATAAGAGACTGGTCTCGAGCCCCACAGTAGAAGGGACACAGCGGTCAGAACTTCATGGCCATGGGGGCCTAACCTTAGGAGGCGAAAGACTACGACATTGCCTACGGATCATACAAGGATATTCctgacttagctcactagatcacATAGCATAGCAAACGGAGTTAATCCCTAGGGTCAGTGTGTCTCGGGTCAGTTACCAATCTAGCCTCCGGAAGTCCATATGCCGGGGCACCTGGCAAATAAAGCCCTCGGGGCCCCTCGGGGCCCCGGGCACCTAGCAAATAAGAATCTTGCTTCTATACTTGAACCTACAAACAAAATTACTGTGTTTGATGAAGATAATAAAGCAAAATGATGGCAAGAGTGAATCCATACTttgctttgaagcgagttcttcaTGACACTTTGATAAGACAAGAAACTGAAGGAATTTCTCGTGTTTTTGCTGCTTCTCAACAAGGGATGAAACAATTGTTGAGGCAAGAAATTCAGCTTCTCTTGTTGTTGTCCAGTGTTTAGCTAATGTGTTTACAATGGATTTGCTCATCCGAACAAATATGTTCATCTCGCCCTCTTTCTCAAATGCTCCTGCTGCTTTAAGCTTTTGAAATGCCTCATTAACTGCAGTGGAGATCATAAAATCATGAAATAACTGGTTCAATAGCATTTCGGACTCTTCATCGACCGCAGACTGCTGAGCTATGCCAGTTGATGCAGGCCTTTGCCTCTCTCCAGCACTCCAAGCCTCAGAGCTAGCTCTCCTGGGAACAACACTAGCACTGAAGACCTGACTTCTTTTCTCCTCAGCAATTGTTCCATTACAACTACCCTTTCGTGACAAGCTGCGCTCTGGTGGTTCTACCCCACCAACTAATACAGCTTTTTCAGGAATCGCCCAGATTCCTGCCTTTTGTGTTAGAACAACCCAAGCACCTTCATCTCTGTCCTCAGCTGATGGGATAATGGAAGCATCTAGGACCTTTCCAGCATCCCAAGGCAGATCAAACTGATAAAGTCGGGTGGAACCTCTCCAATACATGGCCACTGTTGCTGTTCCATCACCTGACAGGATTATAACAGAACCAGAGGGCTTACCACCAGTTTTTAGCCTCATGGAGAACAAGAATTTATCATCCTCTACCCTAGCCTTAGGAATTATCACCTGAGAGGGAGCTTTTTTCTCCAAAAACCTTTCAACTTTAGCTACATTATCTTCAGATGAAAACTTCTGGTTAGGTTTGTACATCATTGTTAGAAGAGAATATTGAGTGTAGTTTGACCCACTAACCCTATCTTTGCATAATGTAGCAACAAGAATGCTAAATTCCTTCCCATGCTCATCTATCTGCATGTCCAAAAGCCATATGTTTTTCTGTCCAGCTATATCTTTCTTAATGCCCACATCTCCGTCAGTACCAACAATTTCGTGAGACCCTAACTTTtttacattgatgtcatgcaagagtgagatgctcCAACATTGCACCTCATTATTTGTCAATAAAAAGAACTTCCGGTCAGAACCCTCAGATGAGACATTACTTGGTAACCAAACCAAGGACCTTCCACCATCACATTTCTGATAAAGATCAGACCCACCATCTCCTAATGTATCTGCATGAACTTTTCTTTGACGAATTCCTTCCGGTGAACACTGGAACAGCCACAAAGCACCTGCAGGCTCAGAAGCTATTGCAATGCACTCGTGAATACATCCTGGAACTGCAGCCGCAATAAGCGAATTAAACCTCAGAAAATCAGATGCAGCACCACATGTGGACACCTCACCATGGTCTGATGAACTAAGAACTGGGCTCCTACTAGATTCAGCACTGATATCAGGCCAATAAGCAacagcttgtgttcttttgttgcagaGAATCACGCCAGTTGAACTTTTTCTATGTAACATCTCTCCACTGTTCCTTGTTGATGCACCACTATTGTGCCATCTCATTATACAAACTGTCCACTGAATACTGAGGAGGGGTTTCACATCATTGTATCCGATGAGAGAAGATGGAATGTCAAGTACAATACAGTCTTTTGCAACAGAAACTAAGTAGTTCCATATAAAAAGCTCATTTCCGCATATCATCCACGCAAGGGATGTTTCTTTATCAATGCCACCAGCAAGCATGTTCTTGCCTACAAGTTGCGTAACAGGTATGTATGGCTCAGTACAAGCAAACTATTAACATATAAAACAGCACAC
It encodes:
- the LOC100384809 gene encoding Nuclear pore complex protein NUP133, with translation MFSPAIRRPHLPNRRDMAEEFQSPPPAAPAHSLSPRGFAVPDRPATGTPAPWNSSLLTRISTSKRADRTGDSDQIQPVHVADFPRVVRNAQASLKNFSGKNMLAGGIDKETSLAWMICGNELFIWNYLVSVAKDCIVLDIPSSLIGYNDVKPLLSIQWTVCIMRWHNSGASTRNSGEMLHRKSSTGVILCNKRTQAVAYWPDISAESSRSPVLSSSDHGEVSTCGAASDFLRFNSLIAAAVPGCIHECIAIASEPAGALWLFQCSPEGIRQRKVHADTLGDGGSDLYQKCDGGRSLVWLPSNVSSEGSDRKFFLLTNNEVQCWSISLLHDINVKKLGSHEIVGTDGDVGIKKDIAGQKNIWLLDMQIDEHGKEFSILVATLCKDRVSGSNYTQYSLLTMMYKPNQKFSSEDNVAKVERFLEKKAPSQVIIPKARVEDDKFLFSMRLKTGGKPSGSVIILSGDGTATVAMYWRGSTRLYQFDLPWDAGKVLDASIIPSAEDRDEGAWVVLTQKAGIWAIPEKAVLVGGVEPPERSLSRKGSCNGTIAEEKRSQVFSASVVPRRASSEAWSAGERQRPASTGIAQQSAVDEESEMLLNQLFHDFMISTAVNEAFQKLKAAGAFEKEGEMNIFVRMSKSIVNTLAKHWTTTREAEFLASTIVSSLVEKQQKHEKFLQFLVLSKCHEELASKQRAAMLTVMEHGEKLSGMAHLRELQNTLIQHGSSTHFSPQSKTQGTGALWNLIQLVGEKARRNMVLLMDRDNAEVFYSRVSDIEDLFYCLSHELQYIISREEHPSVQMQRALELANACITIVQAASHYKKDHKEWYPSPEGLITWNSQPVLRSGIWNLASLIMELLGESGAADMSMKSSLWSQLEGLTDILLEAYMCLLTAQFERGQEHGVLVQEYCERRDELLRSLYNLAKQIVEAKYQESRNGADKPDLKESILREVISPILATAKRHEGYQTLWQICYDLDDSGLLRSLMHDSVGPHGGFSFFVFKELVNRGDYSNLLRLGEEFQEELASFLKERSDLLWVHEICLNQFSSASDTLHTYALRRSPDGDASFTTSRKPLSFAERRRLLYLSKIAATAGKDIDYEVKVARIEADIRILKLQEEIVQHDPEYAQVKSTNTLLGPSELIEMCLRRDRELSLKAFEVFALTSSSFRSSNRGLLEACWMNATDQDDWVKLSEASMSEGWSDEVIEESLQATVLFKASRLCYSPDAVVYDGTFEDVLPVKKEDVHLRGLESKCLSVEEVLMQHEDFPDAGKLMMTAVIRGKEPIFTATEPVEMDS